The Acetivibrio saccincola genome window below encodes:
- a CDS encoding S-layer homology domain-containing protein: MNINKVKVYIICLIFASLQVVNVGAAANNSDTVYTAAHNSETLHDETLKNSGDINGGVKNGGAVYNIEEINESQILIEISQRDEKASEGIGIVYFYLVNGKTLHVGYETGENMPQKAYLRYNLINAIPPVKVRLINVNNRNWLPFSDIKGIEAEEYIMHLYDAGIVNGRGDGTFAPDSFITRAEFMALLVNSLKLKRRTENAYTFSDINNHWAKDIILIAAENNFISGYQDNTIRPDNFITLAEASSIITRAFNFKTSKNGMYSKLKKDKWYSNQVKKMFDSGILKVTDRIYNDFDEERFITRGDCAIMISRALSTY; this comes from the coding sequence ATGAATATAAATAAGGTGAAAGTATACATAATATGTTTAATATTTGCCAGCCTGCAAGTTGTAAATGTAGGCGCGGCTGCAAATAACAGTGATACCGTATATACTGCTGCACATAATAGTGAAACTTTACATGATGAAACTTTAAAAAACAGCGGAGATATAAACGGCGGTGTAAAAAACGGCGGAGCTGTTTATAATATAGAGGAAATAAATGAGTCTCAAATTTTAATTGAGATTAGCCAAAGAGACGAGAAGGCATCAGAAGGAATAGGCATTGTTTACTTTTACCTTGTTAATGGAAAAACTTTGCATGTAGGTTATGAAACAGGAGAGAATATGCCTCAAAAAGCCTATTTACGCTACAACTTGATAAATGCGATACCACCTGTAAAGGTGAGATTAATAAATGTAAACAATAGAAATTGGCTGCCATTTAGTGATATAAAAGGTATTGAAGCAGAAGAATATATTATGCATTTATACGATGCCGGAATTGTAAACGGCAGGGGTGATGGGACATTTGCACCTGATAGCTTTATAACCAGGGCTGAGTTTATGGCTCTTTTGGTTAACTCCCTGAAGCTGAAAAGAAGGACGGAAAATGCATATACTTTTTCTGATATAAATAACCATTGGGCAAAGGATATTATATTAATTGCAGCAGAAAACAATTTTATATCCGGCTACCAGGACAATACAATAAGACCTGATAATTTTATAACACTGGCGGAGGCCAGCTCCATAATAACTAGGGCATTTAATTTTAAAACATCAAAAAACGGAATGTATTCCAAGTTAAAAAAAGACAAGTGGTACAGTAATCAGGTTAAAAAAATGTTTGACTCCGGAATTCTTAAAGTTACTGACCGGATATATAATGATTTTGACGAAGAAAGATTTATAACAAGAGGAGATTGTGCTATTATGATAAGCAGGGCACTTTCTACATATTGA
- a CDS encoding fibronectin type III domain-containing protein, with amino-acid sequence MNAAKKLIPIIIILSMVIQPEIGFASNSANPPTELRVEAINDDQPAIGYNEYDRYYVDFAWNLTFPGEAVGKYVNFYTRKIPKSYSPGGARTLKEGSIPVTSGAYKHRLRELDSGTIYHIDATSYYTYYNEGGNILYSTESGRSNIVKVLTDIELNAYALGTNQIKIEWDDVWDSDGRIGYKLYVSENETFANTPPIFIRKDQIGEGKAVSVNESTGKLEYIHNVRDPGRVYYVRIEPDITDEEIKRNQYTKTIAVSSFILVKTTKMSSTPEGTVWKLEWTPVVTGLGDGDIDITYHIYRGNADSNELPQYMSEVNGTEFFVTIPYDDIQHYFIIRAIVTRNGQDVYKGIRIESQEVFLKESEVPSRPASPELVDSFKRFDGEVIISYQDELEPRSATILWRAPAKADGEIDTDVLYDIWLVDDPNTVDNPPPHTKIASDANMGSGNFVFDGNNLIGYKFSITGLTPNSTYYLKIVAKKQYIEYVNDVLQLVTYNSDPAYKIIITPPEGPDEQPLVPGRPPLRVKKDAKGNNMITHDSVVIQLKNLWYEKYNHETGKWEYISAEEYFEKTNPTAGEEEPEEEEPGGGDPDGGDPDGGDPDGGDPDGGDPDGEDPDGEDPDGGEPDGGDPDGGDPDGGDPDGGEPDGGDPDGGDPDGESEEPEEYRIVSYDPGVTIDVGCIEFVEGMSYDILATIPADKITDFPTDPNDDMENPNLNPDKKKHNIDIVVTGLKPNTTYVIWVRATRKSVGLSSGPSEPLIITTNPVIDPPVEQPVVPAFNYSLASDTYVDLGWEYVPTYNYYIKYGTEDNINSAGQEIQITPEDLYESIYYRVGGLSPDTLYYFWIQAESVNESGETKRSLWSDSYSVRTLKYIPPDTPVGFGIKNSLDAITLNSITYEWMMEEGLEYIIEISRYYDYKEAVEYNVGEVSEYTVEGLLSNHRYYARLYAYDREKGLRSEPTYSVTVRTKSSSEDYDSGQDIDDAITGDFVEKDEKITDGVWNVRITGVNADRLLESVIKDKNPDYKIDLTNPPGKYKKIRMLVSDRVFMGFTRLKKNLIIATKESSIIIRPGTVTTEDSNPLAGGKRRIDYEIVISLPENFKTDVENMNFKKEVCNIEVGIRDLGYITTFDNLLKPLKFSVEYSDSSWYANGKTFGYVYDKNTSLWQKLNTSASYNGDRRKGEVFIETKKLGDIAIAEPAKDFFDDIYYHRFETAINNVASVYQLKSIEGRLFKPDLYATLGDTVKIMFDILGYQYSNNYMLEAAKAGLIENREVSRQVRNCTVDEVYEMMIKVYELKTGEVLGHKERQEFIKENGMVLVRENGRIAEGGSEITRGEVVWLLEKLLVYTGELY; translated from the coding sequence ATGAATGCAGCAAAGAAGCTTATTCCAATAATCATTATATTAAGTATGGTTATTCAACCGGAAATTGGATTTGCGTCCAACAGTGCAAATCCTCCAACGGAATTGAGAGTTGAAGCAATAAATGATGATCAGCCTGCTATCGGCTATAATGAATATGACAGGTATTATGTTGATTTTGCCTGGAATTTAACTTTTCCCGGAGAGGCTGTAGGTAAATATGTAAACTTTTACACCAGAAAGATTCCGAAATCTTATAGTCCGGGGGGAGCAAGGACGTTAAAAGAAGGAAGTATTCCGGTTACCTCAGGTGCGTATAAGCACAGGTTGAGGGAATTAGATTCAGGTACAATTTATCATATTGACGCAACGTCATACTATACCTACTATAACGAAGGCGGAAATATTCTTTACAGTACTGAATCCGGCCGTTCAAATATAGTAAAAGTACTGACGGATATAGAGTTAAATGCATATGCACTAGGAACAAATCAAATTAAAATAGAGTGGGACGATGTCTGGGATTCTGACGGGAGAATAGGTTACAAGCTGTATGTATCGGAAAACGAAACTTTTGCCAATACTCCTCCTATATTTATAAGGAAAGACCAGATAGGGGAAGGAAAAGCGGTGTCCGTCAATGAATCTACGGGGAAGCTTGAGTATATACACAATGTAAGGGACCCGGGAAGGGTGTATTATGTAAGGATTGAACCTGATATTACAGATGAGGAAATAAAGAGAAACCAGTACACCAAAACCATTGCGGTGAGCAGTTTTATACTGGTAAAAACCACAAAAATGTCTTCCACACCGGAGGGTACCGTGTGGAAATTGGAATGGACTCCTGTGGTTACAGGTTTAGGTGACGGGGATATAGATATTACATATCATATATACCGAGGAAATGCTGATTCAAATGAGTTGCCCCAGTACATGTCAGAGGTTAACGGAACAGAGTTTTTTGTTACCATCCCATATGATGATATACAGCATTACTTTATAATCAGGGCAATAGTGACCAGGAATGGGCAGGATGTCTATAAAGGCATTAGAATTGAGTCCCAGGAAGTCTTCCTGAAAGAGTCAGAAGTGCCTTCAAGACCTGCATCACCTGAACTTGTGGATTCGTTTAAACGTTTTGACGGGGAAGTTATTATAAGCTACCAGGATGAATTAGAACCCCGCAGTGCTACAATTTTGTGGAGGGCACCTGCTAAAGCAGATGGGGAAATTGATACAGATGTTTTATATGACATCTGGCTTGTTGATGATCCAAATACCGTTGATAATCCACCGCCCCATACTAAGATTGCATCGGATGCAAATATGGGAAGCGGGAACTTTGTATTTGACGGGAATAATTTAATTGGGTATAAATTTTCTATTACAGGTTTGACTCCTAATTCCACTTATTATCTTAAAATAGTTGCCAAAAAACAGTATATTGAATATGTAAACGATGTACTTCAATTGGTAACTTATAATTCAGATCCTGCTTATAAAATTATAATAACGCCTCCGGAAGGTCCGGATGAGCAGCCGCTGGTGCCTGGAAGACCGCCTCTTAGGGTAAAAAAAGATGCAAAGGGCAATAATATGATTACCCACGACTCGGTGGTAATCCAGCTTAAAAACTTATGGTATGAGAAATACAACCATGAAACGGGCAAGTGGGAATATATAAGTGCTGAGGAATATTTTGAAAAAACCAATCCAACAGCCGGAGAAGAAGAGCCGGAGGAAGAAGAGCCGGGCGGAGGAGACCCGGACGGAGGAGACCCAGACGGAGGAGACCCGGACGGAGGAGACCCGGACGGAGGAGACCCAGACGGAGAAGACCCAGACGGAGAAGACCCGGACGGAGGAGAACCTGACGGAGGAGACCCAGACGGAGGAGACCCGGACGGAGGAGACCCGGACGGAGGAGAACCTGACGGAGGAGACCCAGACGGAGGAGACCCGGACGGAGAAAGTGAAGAACCGGAGGAATACAGGATAGTTTCATACGATCCCGGAGTTACCATTGATGTTGGGTGTATAGAATTTGTTGAAGGAATGTCTTACGACATTTTAGCCACAATACCGGCAGATAAAATAACGGATTTTCCCACAGATCCCAATGATGATATGGAAAATCCAAACTTAAACCCTGACAAAAAGAAGCACAATATTGATATTGTTGTAACAGGTCTTAAACCAAATACCACTTATGTAATATGGGTAAGGGCTACAAGAAAAAGCGTGGGGCTTTCTTCAGGACCGTCAGAGCCTTTAATAATAACCACCAATCCTGTAATAGACCCTCCTGTTGAACAGCCTGTTGTACCTGCATTTAACTACAGCCTTGCAAGTGATACGTATGTAGACTTAGGCTGGGAATATGTACCTACATATAACTACTACATTAAATACGGGACAGAGGACAATATTAATTCAGCAGGGCAGGAAATCCAAATAACACCTGAAGACTTATACGAATCCATATACTACAGGGTGGGAGGACTATCCCCAGATACGCTGTACTATTTCTGGATACAGGCAGAATCGGTAAATGAATCAGGTGAAACAAAAAGGTCTTTGTGGAGTGACTCATATTCAGTCAGAACTTTAAAGTACATTCCACCGGATACTCCTGTGGGATTTGGGATAAAAAACAGCCTTGATGCCATTACTTTAAACAGCATAACTTATGAATGGATGATGGAAGAAGGTTTAGAATATATAATTGAGATATCCCGGTATTATGATTATAAAGAAGCAGTGGAATACAATGTGGGAGAAGTTTCTGAGTATACCGTGGAGGGGCTTCTTTCAAATCACAGGTATTATGCCAGACTTTATGCATATGACAGGGAAAAGGGTTTAAGGTCTGAACCCACTTATAGTGTAACTGTAAGGACAAAATCAAGCTCAGAGGATTATGACTCCGGTCAGGATATAGATGATGCAATAACGGGGGATTTTGTTGAAAAAGATGAAAAAATAACAGACGGGGTATGGAATGTAAGAATTACAGGTGTTAATGCAGACAGGCTATTGGAAAGTGTTATTAAGGATAAAAATCCGGACTACAAAATTGACCTTACAAACCCCCCGGGTAAATACAAAAAAATAAGAATGCTTGTGTCTGACAGGGTTTTTATGGGATTTACCAGGCTTAAGAAAAATCTTATTATTGCAACAAAGGAAAGTTCCATAATAATAAGACCCGGCACCGTTACAACTGAAGACAGCAACCCTTTGGCAGGAGGCAAAAGAAGGATTGATTATGAAATTGTAATTTCACTTCCGGAGAATTTTAAAACAGATGTAGAAAACATGAACTTTAAAAAGGAAGTTTGCAATATAGAAGTTGGAATAAGGGACTTAGGATATATTACTACATTTGATAATCTTTTAAAACCTCTGAAATTTTCGGTGGAGTACAGTGATAGCAGCTGGTATGCAAATGGGAAGACTTTTGGTTATGTGTATGATAAAAACACCTCTCTTTGGCAAAAACTCAATACTTCTGCCTCTTATAACGGGGATAGGAGAAAGGGAGAGGTTTTTATAGAGACCAAAAAACTTGGGGATATAGCAATTGCTGAGCCGGCAAAAGACTTTTTTGACGACATTTACTACCACAGGTTTGAAACAGCCATAAACAACGTGGCATCGGTATATCAGCTAAAAAGCATTGAAGGTAGGTTATTTAAGCCTGATTTGTATGCTACATTAGGTGATACCGTAAAAATCATGTTTGATATTTTAGGATATCAATACAGCAATAACTATATGCTTGAAGCTGCAAAGGCAGGTCTTATAGAAAACCGGGAAGTTTCAAGACAGGTAAGAAACTGCACTGTAGATGAAGTATATGAAATGATGATAAAAGTTTATGAATTAAAAACCGGTGAGGTTTTAGGACATAAAGAAAGACAAGAATTTATTAAGGAAAACGGTATGGTTTTAGTAAGGGAAAACGGAAGAATTGCAGAGGGCGGAAGTGAAATCACAAGAGGAGAAGTTGTGTGGCTTTTAGAAAAGCTTTTGGTATATACAGGAGAACTTTATTAA